A single genomic interval of Sinorhizobium garamanticum harbors:
- a CDS encoding GNAT family N-acetyltransferase: protein MKVIRIDGHFDRFEELLALILASFAYMDGRIDPPSSARALTPETLRRKVEDEIAFVALAERDLVGCVFCKPEPDCLYIGKLAVAPWSQRKGAGRLLLAAAEEAARELKLPALRLQTRIELSENHGTFAAWGFVETGRSAHPGFTRPTSIEMRKSL, encoded by the coding sequence ATGAAGGTGATTCGCATCGACGGTCACTTCGATCGCTTCGAAGAATTGCTGGCGCTGATCCTCGCATCCTTCGCCTATATGGACGGACGGATCGATCCACCCTCCTCGGCACGTGCGCTGACGCCGGAAACGCTCCGTCGAAAGGTCGAAGACGAGATTGCCTTCGTTGCCCTCGCCGAGCGCGATCTCGTCGGCTGCGTGTTCTGCAAGCCGGAACCGGATTGCCTCTATATCGGCAAGCTCGCCGTCGCGCCCTGGTCACAACGCAAGGGCGCGGGGCGGCTGCTTCTCGCCGCCGCCGAAGAAGCGGCGCGCGAACTGAAACTTCCCGCCCTGCGGCTGCAGACGCGCATCGAGCTTTCCGAGAATCACGGGACGTTTGCGGCCTGGGGTTTCGTCGAGACCGGCCGTTCGGCCCATCCGGGCTTCACCCGCCCGACGTCGATCGAAATGCGGAAAAGCCTGTAG
- a CDS encoding 2-hydroxyacid dehydrogenase → MTSKKKPTVYITRKLPDVVETRMRELFDAELNVDDTPRTQPELVAAVKRVDVLVPTVTDRIDAALIEQAGPQLRLIAAFSNGVDNIDVDAAARRGITVTNTPNVLTEDTADMTMALILAVPRRLAEGAQILTDRKGEWAGWSPTWMLGRRIAGKRIGIVGMGRIGTAVARRAKAFGLSIHYHNRHRVKPETEEMLEATYWDSLDQMLARVDIVSVNCPSTPATFHLLSARRLALMRPDSYIVNTARGGIIDETALIKCIREGKIAGAGLDVFENEPAVSPKLVKLAGEGKVVLLPHMSSATLEGRIDMGEKVVINIRTFFDGHRPPDRVLPGRD, encoded by the coding sequence ATGACAAGCAAGAAGAAGCCAACGGTCTACATCACCCGGAAACTGCCGGATGTCGTCGAAACCCGCATGCGCGAACTCTTCGACGCAGAGCTGAATGTCGACGACACGCCGCGCACCCAGCCGGAGCTGGTTGCCGCGGTCAAGCGGGTCGATGTGCTCGTGCCGACGGTGACGGACCGCATAGACGCTGCGTTGATCGAGCAGGCGGGGCCACAGTTGCGGCTGATTGCCGCCTTCTCGAACGGTGTCGACAACATCGATGTCGACGCGGCCGCTCGAAGGGGCATTACCGTCACCAACACCCCGAATGTGCTTACCGAAGACACGGCCGACATGACCATGGCGCTCATCCTCGCGGTGCCGCGGCGTCTCGCTGAGGGTGCGCAGATCCTGACCGATCGCAAGGGGGAGTGGGCGGGCTGGTCGCCGACCTGGATGCTTGGCCGCCGTATTGCCGGCAAACGCATCGGTATCGTCGGCATGGGCCGGATCGGCACCGCCGTCGCCCGCCGCGCCAAGGCCTTCGGACTTTCGATCCACTATCACAACCGCCACCGGGTCAAGCCCGAGACCGAGGAAATGCTCGAGGCGACCTATTGGGACAGCCTCGACCAGATGCTTGCCCGCGTCGATATCGTCTCGGTGAACTGCCCCTCGACGCCCGCGACGTTCCATTTGCTGTCGGCGCGCCGCCTCGCGCTGATGCGGCCGGACAGCTACATCGTCAACACCGCGCGCGGCGGCATCATCGACGAGACGGCGCTGATCAAGTGCATCAGGGAAGGCAAGATCGCCGGGGCCGGGCTCGACGTTTTCGAGAACGAGCCGGCGGTCAGCCCCAAACTCGTCAAGCTCGCGGGCGAAGGCAAGGTGGTGCTCCTGCCCCACATGAGCTCCGCGACCCTCGAAGGCCGTATCGACATGGGTGAAAAGGTGGTGATCAATATCCGCACCTTCTTCGACGGTCACCGCCCGCCGGATCGCGTGCTGCCGGGGCGGGATTAG
- a CDS encoding SH3 domain-containing protein, with protein sequence MSFVMRDVVSSFSTVLVAACIGMAMMTSGAFAQAAKGASGLPLPRFVSLKAKSVNLRIGPSLDYAVAFRYLKSGVPVEIIQEYDNWRRIRDADGTEGWVNQALLSGDRTALAAPWMRGKGEGIFVNLRRDPQSTAPIVARIEPGVMLQIGECNGDWCHAETQGVEGWIAQGEIWGAYPGEAFK encoded by the coding sequence ATGAGCTTCGTCATGCGTGATGTCGTTTCCAGCTTCTCGACCGTGTTGGTAGCCGCCTGCATCGGGATGGCCATGATGACCTCCGGCGCCTTCGCACAGGCGGCGAAAGGTGCGAGCGGCCTGCCGCTGCCGCGCTTCGTCAGCCTGAAGGCGAAGAGCGTCAACTTACGAATCGGACCAAGCCTCGACTACGCAGTAGCCTTCCGCTACCTCAAGTCGGGCGTGCCGGTGGAAATCATCCAGGAATACGACAACTGGCGCCGCATCCGCGACGCGGACGGGACGGAGGGCTGGGTGAACCAGGCGCTTCTTTCCGGCGACCGGACCGCACTGGCCGCCCCGTGGATGCGCGGCAAGGGCGAAGGCATATTCGTCAACCTCCGCCGCGATCCTCAAAGCACGGCGCCGATCGTGGCGCGGATAGAGCCGGGCGTCATGCTGCAGATCGGCGAATGCAATGGCGATTGGTGCCATGCTGAAACGCAAGGCGTCGAAGGCTGGATCGCTCAAGGCGAGATCTGGGGCGCCTATCCGGGCGAAGCGTTCAAGTAG
- a CDS encoding AAA family ATPase: MLIILGGLPGTGKTTIARALAKLLRAVHVRVDTIEQSIRASGAASSDVGPAGYMAAYGVAEDNLNLGHTVIADSVNGLRVTRDAWLSVAERSATPAVEVEVICSDKAEHRRRVETRVTDVEGLSKPTWKETIDRVYEDWGPRPLVIDTATKGVDEVVADLISKLESGRKSTKP; this comes from the coding sequence ATGCTCATTATTTTGGGTGGCCTGCCGGGAACCGGGAAAACGACAATTGCTCGTGCCTTAGCGAAGCTGCTGCGCGCAGTGCATGTGCGCGTCGATACGATCGAGCAGAGCATTCGGGCTTCGGGTGCCGCAAGCTCGGACGTCGGACCGGCAGGATATATGGCTGCTTACGGGGTGGCTGAGGACAATCTCAACCTCGGCCACACGGTCATCGCGGATTCCGTCAACGGCCTACGCGTGACTAGAGACGCTTGGCTATCGGTAGCAGAGCGATCGGCGACACCAGCCGTCGAGGTGGAGGTCATTTGCTCGGACAAGGCGGAACATCGCCGGCGGGTAGAGACTCGGGTGACCGATGTTGAGGGGCTATCAAAACCAACGTGGAAAGAGACAATCGATCGAGTCTACGAAGATTGGGGGCCGCGTCCGCTCGTTATAGACACTGCGACGAAGGGCGTCGATGAAGTCGTTGCCGACCTGATTTCGAAGCTCGAATCTGGCCGAAAGTCAACAAAGCCATAA
- a CDS encoding adenosine kinase — translation MTKYDVLTIGNAIVDIIARCDDSFLVENGIIKGAMNLINADRAELLYSRMGPAVEASGGSAGNTAAGVASLGGRAAYFGKIASDQLGDIFTHDIRAQGVYFQTKPLQSLPPTARSMIFVTEDGERSMNTYLGACVELGPEDVEEDVVAQSKVTYFEGYLWDPPRAKDAIRAAARIAHANGREMAMTLSDSFCVHRYRDEFLDLMRSGTVDIVFANRQEALALYETEDFDLALKALAKDCKLAAVTLSEEGSVVIRGDERVRVRANAIEQVVDTTGAGDLYAAGFLHGYTSGRSLEVCSKLGNLSAGIVIGQIGPRPMISLATAAKEAGLV, via the coding sequence ATGACAAAATACGATGTGCTGACGATCGGCAACGCGATCGTCGATATCATTGCGCGCTGCGATGACAGCTTTCTTGTGGAGAACGGCATCATCAAGGGCGCGATGAACCTCATCAACGCGGATCGGGCCGAATTGCTCTATTCGCGGATGGGCCCGGCGGTTGAGGCTTCCGGCGGTAGCGCCGGCAACACGGCGGCCGGTGTCGCGAGCCTGGGCGGGCGGGCGGCCTATTTCGGCAAGATCGCCAGTGACCAGCTCGGCGACATTTTCACGCACGATATCCGGGCGCAGGGCGTCTATTTCCAGACGAAGCCGCTGCAAAGTCTACCGCCGACCGCACGCTCGATGATCTTCGTGACGGAAGACGGCGAGCGGTCGATGAACACCTATCTCGGCGCCTGCGTCGAACTCGGCCCTGAAGACGTCGAGGAGGATGTGGTCGCCCAATCCAAGGTCACCTATTTCGAAGGCTATCTGTGGGACCCGCCGCGCGCCAAGGATGCGATCCGCGCGGCGGCTCGAATCGCTCACGCCAACGGCCGCGAAATGGCGATGACGCTCTCGGACAGCTTCTGTGTCCATCGCTATCGCGACGAGTTCCTCGACCTGATGCGCTCCGGCACCGTGGACATCGTTTTTGCCAACAGGCAGGAAGCCCTGGCTCTTTACGAGACGGAGGATTTCGATCTCGCGCTCAAGGCGCTCGCGAAGGACTGCAAACTGGCGGCGGTGACGCTCAGCGAAGAGGGCTCGGTCGTCATTCGTGGAGACGAGCGTGTGCGCGTCAGGGCAAACGCCATCGAGCAGGTGGTCGACACGACCGGTGCCGGCGATCTCTATGCGGCCGGGTTCCTCCACGGTTACACATCGGGGCGCTCGCTGGAAGTCTGCAGCAAGCTCGGCAATCTGTCCGCCGGCATCGTGATCGGGCAGATCGGTCCGCGTCCGATGATATCGCTTGCCACTGCCGCCAAGGAAGCGGGCCTCGTCTGA
- a CDS encoding VOC family protein — MKSTSYYPVIMTNDVQATSDFYMRHFRFEALFASDWYMHLQSTEDEHVTLAIVDYRHETIPEASRAPVRGLLLNFEVDDPDQVYTDVQAAGLPILKPICDEDFGQRHFITADPNGVMIDIIKPIPPTAEFAAAYDVGALPA; from the coding sequence ATGAAATCGACGAGCTATTATCCGGTCATCATGACGAACGACGTTCAGGCGACGTCGGATTTCTATATGAGGCACTTCCGCTTCGAGGCGCTTTTCGCGAGCGACTGGTACATGCATCTCCAATCAACAGAGGACGAGCATGTGACGCTCGCCATTGTAGACTATCGCCATGAAACCATACCGGAAGCGTCGCGGGCGCCGGTTCGTGGCTTGCTACTGAACTTCGAGGTCGACGATCCCGACCAGGTCTATACCGACGTGCAGGCCGCAGGGCTTCCCATACTCAAGCCGATCTGCGACGAGGACTTCGGCCAACGTCATTTCATCACCGCCGACCCAAACGGCGTCATGATCGATATCATCAAGCCCATTCCGCCGACTGCGGAATTTGCTGCCGCCTACGACGTCGGGGCGCTGCCGGCCTGA
- a CDS encoding TetR/AcrR family transcriptional regulator, with translation MQQRSTRRSNRDRSDATRTAILDAARDLFVVRGYADTATPDVVAAAGLTRGALYHHFEDKKALFRAVVEREAREVAAAIEQSGDTRLSPRDALVSGAGAYFDAMATPGRVRLLLLDGPAVLGANEAAAIDAAHARRTLEEGLKAAIAPRRIDSTVLTATAILLSAAFDRAAVEIEGGAARAVYMNVITDLIDRLIAP, from the coding sequence ATGCAACAGAGATCAACTCGACGCTCCAACCGAGATCGATCCGACGCCACACGAACCGCAATCCTCGACGCGGCCCGCGACCTCTTTGTCGTCCGCGGATACGCAGACACGGCAACACCCGACGTCGTTGCCGCAGCGGGGCTGACGCGCGGCGCGCTCTATCACCACTTCGAGGACAAGAAGGCGTTGTTTCGGGCTGTCGTTGAACGCGAGGCACGGGAGGTCGCCGCGGCAATCGAACAATCCGGCGACACCCGTCTCTCGCCGCGCGACGCGCTCGTCTCCGGCGCCGGCGCCTATTTCGACGCGATGGCGACGCCGGGCAGGGTGCGCCTGTTGTTGCTCGACGGCCCTGCCGTTCTCGGAGCGAACGAGGCGGCGGCGATCGACGCGGCACACGCGCGACGCACGCTGGAGGAAGGCCTGAAGGCCGCGATTGCGCCGCGCCGCATCGACAGCACGGTCCTGACCGCGACGGCAATACTGCTTTCCGCCGCCTTCGATCGCGCTGCAGTCGAGATCGAGGGGGGCGCCGCCCGTGCGGTCTATATGAATGTAATCACCGATCTGATCGACCGTCTGATCGCACCCTGA
- the nth gene encoding endonuclease III gives MKNVKLKSPKQSSKSNAAPVRLARQRSAYSAAEVEEIFRRFSVQRPEPRGELEHVNPFTLVVAVALSAQATDAGVNKATRALFAVADTPQKMLALGEEKLRDYIKTIGLYRNKAKNVIALSEKLIADFGGEVPRTREELVTLPGVGRKTANVVLSMAFGQPTIAVDTHIFRIANRILLAPGRTPDEVEAHLLSVIPEAYLYHAHHWLILHGRYVCKARRPECERCVIADLCKSPEKTCDIPAPLVELPPQVVPIAG, from the coding sequence ATGAAAAACGTGAAGCTGAAATCGCCGAAACAATCGTCAAAATCGAACGCTGCGCCGGTCCGCCTGGCGCGGCAGCGCAGTGCCTACAGCGCTGCCGAGGTCGAAGAGATCTTTCGCCGTTTCTCGGTGCAGCGCCCGGAACCGAGGGGCGAGCTCGAACACGTCAATCCGTTCACGCTGGTGGTGGCGGTCGCGCTTTCGGCCCAGGCAACCGACGCCGGCGTCAACAAGGCGACGCGCGCGCTCTTTGCCGTCGCCGATACACCGCAAAAGATGCTGGCATTGGGCGAGGAAAAGCTTCGGGACTATATCAAGACGATCGGGCTTTACCGCAACAAGGCGAAAAACGTCATCGCGCTCTCGGAGAAGCTGATTGCCGATTTCGGCGGTGAGGTACCCCGGACACGGGAAGAACTGGTGACCCTGCCGGGCGTCGGGCGCAAGACCGCCAATGTCGTCTTGTCGATGGCTTTCGGCCAACCGACGATCGCCGTCGACACCCATATCTTCCGCATCGCCAATCGCATTCTCCTGGCGCCGGGCAGGACGCCGGACGAAGTGGAAGCGCATCTGCTCAGCGTCATCCCCGAGGCCTATCTTTACCACGCCCACCATTGGCTGATCCTGCACGGCCGCTACGTGTGCAAGGCACGCCGGCCGGAATGCGAGCGTTGTGTCATCGCCGATCTCTGCAAGTCTCCGGAAAAAACTTGCGATATACCGGCCCCATTGGTCGAACTGCCGCCGCAGGTCGTTCCCATTGCCGGCTGA
- a CDS encoding DUF2244 domain-containing protein, with product MTEGNAETSINDQPIFAAELTPYRSLGLKGFKVLLMIAGAMSLMHIFVFLVIGAWPIVFFFGLDFVLLFGAFWLNYRSARAREEVSVSRTDVSVKKFTPSGRMTEHRFNPFWARFSIKRHQEIGIVSMWIGGGGRQTDIGSFLNRDDRETFALAFARALATARGR from the coding sequence ATGACCGAAGGCAACGCCGAGACCTCCATCAACGACCAGCCGATCTTCGCGGCCGAGCTTACGCCCTACCGTTCGCTCGGCCTCAAGGGTTTCAAGGTCCTTCTGATGATCGCAGGCGCGATGAGCCTCATGCACATATTCGTGTTCCTGGTCATCGGTGCATGGCCGATCGTGTTCTTTTTCGGCCTGGACTTCGTCCTGCTCTTCGGCGCCTTCTGGCTCAACTATCGTTCCGCACGCGCCCGGGAAGAAGTCAGCGTCTCGCGGACCGACGTGTCGGTCAAGAAATTCACCCCATCGGGGAGAATGACCGAGCATCGCTTCAATCCCTTCTGGGCACGATTCAGCATCAAGCGGCACCAGGAGATCGGCATCGTCTCGATGTGGATCGGCGGCGGCGGCCGCCAGACGGACATCGGCTCCTTCCTCAATCGTGACGACCGCGAAACTTTCGCGCTGGCCTTTGCCCGTGCGCTCGCGACTGCCCGCGGGCGCTGA
- a CDS encoding bifunctional helix-turn-helix domain-containing protein/methylated-DNA--[protein]-cysteine S-methyltransferase, with the protein MNVVTSIPTDITPEGTDYDTVSRVIEMLTEDYRDQPSLETVARRLGQSPTQLQKTFTRWAGLSPKAFLQAVTLDHAKRLLRQEDMPLLETSIEVGLSGPSRLHDLFVTHEAMSPGEWKARGAGLTIRYGFHPSPFGTALVMVTERGLAGLAFADSGEERSSFDDMARRWPQASYVEDSAATARYAARIFNPERWCAEEPLRIFLIGSDFQIRVWQALLNIPLGKATTYSKIADEIGQPTASRAVGAAVGRNPISFVVPCHRALGKSGDLTGYHWGLTRKRAILGWEAGKA; encoded by the coding sequence ATGAACGTTGTTACATCCATTCCGACCGATATCACTCCCGAAGGCACCGATTACGATACGGTCAGCCGCGTGATCGAGATGCTGACGGAGGACTACCGCGATCAGCCATCGCTTGAAACCGTCGCCCGACGCCTCGGCCAGTCGCCGACGCAGTTGCAAAAAACCTTCACCCGCTGGGCGGGCCTGTCGCCCAAGGCCTTTCTCCAGGCGGTGACGCTCGATCACGCCAAACGGTTGCTGCGCCAGGAGGACATGCCGTTGCTCGAGACCAGCATCGAGGTGGGCCTGTCCGGTCCCAGCCGGCTGCACGACCTCTTCGTCACGCACGAGGCGATGTCGCCCGGCGAATGGAAGGCGCGCGGCGCCGGATTGACCATTCGCTACGGCTTCCATCCCTCGCCCTTCGGAACCGCGCTCGTCATGGTCACCGAACGTGGCCTTGCCGGACTTGCCTTTGCCGATTCCGGCGAGGAACGGTCGAGCTTCGACGACATGGCCCGTCGGTGGCCGCAGGCGAGCTATGTCGAGGACAGTGCGGCAACGGCGCGTTATGCCGCCCGCATCTTTAATCCGGAGCGCTGGTGTGCGGAGGAGCCGCTGCGCATCTTCCTCATCGGCTCGGATTTCCAGATCCGGGTATGGCAGGCACTGCTCAACATCCCGCTTGGGAAAGCGACCACCTATTCGAAGATCGCCGACGAGATCGGCCAGCCGACCGCGTCGCGCGCCGTCGGCGCGGCCGTCGGACGCAACCCGATTTCCTTCGTCGTGCCCTGCCACCGCGCGCTCGGCAAGAGCGGCGATCTCACCGGCTACCACTGGGGCCTGACGCGCAAGCGCGCGATCCTCGGCTGGGAAGCGGGCAAGGCGTGA
- a CDS encoding 2,3-bisphosphoglycerate-dependent phosphoglycerate mutase, whose amino-acid sequence MSGTLVLVRHGQSDWNLKNLFTGWRDPDLTELGVEEAKAGGKALAEYGIKFDIAFTSSLIRAQRTCQFVLDAVGQSSLETIRDQALNERDYGDLSGLNKDDARAKWGEEQVHIWRRSYDVPPPGGESLRDTGARVWPYYLTDILPRVLSGQKVLIAAHGNSLRSLVMVLDKLTKEQILKLNLATGVPMVYKLNADSTVASKEVLGDMSAAH is encoded by the coding sequence ATGAGCGGCACCCTCGTCCTCGTTCGGCATGGTCAGAGCGATTGGAACCTGAAGAACCTGTTCACCGGCTGGCGCGATCCGGACCTGACCGAGCTCGGCGTCGAGGAAGCGAAAGCTGGCGGCAAGGCGCTCGCCGAGTACGGCATCAAGTTCGACATCGCCTTCACCTCATCCCTTATCCGCGCCCAGCGCACCTGCCAGTTCGTTCTCGACGCCGTCGGCCAGTCCTCGCTCGAAACCATTCGCGACCAGGCGTTGAACGAGCGCGACTACGGCGACCTTTCCGGCCTCAACAAGGACGACGCGCGTGCCAAATGGGGCGAGGAGCAAGTGCATATCTGGCGCCGCTCCTACGACGTCCCGCCGCCGGGCGGCGAGAGCCTGCGCGACACCGGCGCGCGCGTCTGGCCTTACTATCTTACCGATATCCTGCCGCGCGTTCTTTCGGGCCAGAAGGTGCTGATCGCTGCCCACGGCAACTCGCTGCGCTCGCTCGTCATGGTGCTCGACAAGTTGACTAAGGAACAGATCCTCAAGCTCAACCTCGCGACCGGGGTGCCGATGGTCTACAAGCTGAACGCCGATTCAACGGTTGCGTCGAAGGAAGTGCTCGGCGACATGTCCGCCGCGCATTAA
- the dapB gene encoding 4-hydroxy-tetrahydrodipicolinate reductase — MSETDMKLVVVGAAGRMGQTLIRIVHGMAGVRLHAAVGRPGSPLIGRDAGELAGLGPIDVAITDKPLEAFVEADGVLDFTTPATTVEFAGLAAQARIVHVIGTTGCSADDEAKIRAAARHARVIKSGNMSLGVNLLGVLVQQAARALKAADWDIEILEMHHKHKVDAPSGTALLLGEAAAKARGIALADHSVRVRDGHTGARPEGAIGFATLRGGSVVGEHSVILAGEGEQVTLSHSATDRSIFARGAVTAALWGRNQKPGFYSMLDVLGLN; from the coding sequence ATGAGCGAAACGGATATGAAGCTCGTGGTGGTCGGTGCGGCCGGCCGTATGGGGCAGACGCTGATCCGGATCGTTCATGGCATGGCTGGCGTGCGTCTCCACGCCGCGGTAGGACGGCCGGGCTCGCCGTTGATTGGCCGTGACGCCGGCGAACTCGCCGGGCTTGGGCCGATCGATGTCGCCATCACCGACAAGCCACTCGAGGCTTTTGTCGAGGCGGATGGCGTTCTCGATTTCACGACGCCGGCCACCACGGTCGAATTTGCCGGGCTGGCAGCGCAGGCACGCATCGTCCACGTCATCGGCACGACCGGCTGCTCAGCGGACGACGAGGCGAAGATCCGGGCAGCGGCGCGGCACGCGCGCGTCATCAAGTCGGGCAATATGAGCCTGGGCGTCAATCTTCTCGGCGTGCTGGTGCAGCAGGCGGCGCGCGCGCTGAAGGCGGCGGACTGGGACATCGAAATTCTGGAGATGCACCACAAGCACAAGGTGGATGCCCCGTCGGGCACGGCGCTCCTGCTTGGGGAGGCGGCGGCCAAGGCTCGCGGCATCGCGCTTGCGGATCATTCGGTGCGGGTCAGGGACGGCCACACCGGAGCACGGCCGGAAGGGGCGATCGGTTTTGCCACTTTGCGCGGCGGCTCCGTCGTCGGTGAACATTCCGTCATTCTCGCGGGCGAGGGCGAGCAGGTCACACTTTCCCACAGCGCCACGGATCGCTCGATCTTTGCGCGCGGCGCGGTCACGGCGGCCCTTTGGGGTCGCAACCAGAAGCCTGGCTTCTATTCCATGCTCGATGTTCTCGGGCTCAACTGA